A portion of the Hoplias malabaricus isolate fHopMal1 chromosome 1, fHopMal1.hap1, whole genome shotgun sequence genome contains these proteins:
- the diabloa gene encoding diablo, IAP-binding mitochondrial protein a isoform X4: MAAIRRAAACLNFLRGASTSFCSNRSVRQLRRSTGTSRNQTAAFSVGTGLCALPFAQQAENLSHESLIRRASCLVTDSANTYLSQTTLALVDALTLYTKALHTLIALQKRYLDSIGKLTPAEEDSIWQVLIGQRVEVSDRLDECKRFESNWMNAVNICELSAEAAYSSGAEHASMALKTSLQVAQSKVEDMKKIQLAAEKSLAETKADEIQRMAEYASSIKLQDLEDVPEAYLRED, from the exons ATGGCCGCGATACGTCGAGCTGCTGCGTGCTTAAACTTCTTAag AGGTGCAAGCACGTCATTCTGCAGTAACAGATCAGTCCGCCAACTGCGGCGCTCAACCGGCACTTCGCGGAACCAGACCGCGGCCTTCAGCGTCGGAACCGGACTCTGCGCCCTGCCCTTCGCACAG CAGGCAGAAAACCTCTCTCATGAATCTCTCATCCGGCGAGCATCCTGCCTTGTTACAGACAGTGCCAACACCTACCTTTCCCAAACAACACTGGCCCTTGTGGATGCCCTTACACTCTATACAAAA GCTTTACACACACTTATCGCTCTTCAGAAGCGCTATTTGGATTCAATAGGAAAACTCACACCTGCTGAGGAAGACAGCATTTGGCAAGTGCTTATTGGCCAGAGAGTAGAG GTTAGTGACCGGCTGGATGAGTGCAAACGTTTTGAGTCAAACTGGATGAATGCTGTCAACATCTGTGAGTTGTCAGCTGAGGCAGCCTACAGTTCAG GAGCAGAACATGCCTCCATGGCGTTAAAGACCAGTCTGCAGGTAGCCCAATCTAAGGTAGAGGACATGAAGAAAATTCAGCTGGCGGCTGAAAAGAGTCTGGCTGAGACTAAAGCCGACGAGATCCAGAGAATGGCAGAGTATGCTTCTAGTATTAAGCTGCAAGACTTGGAAGATGTTCCTGAGGCCTACCTCCGGGAAGACTGA
- the diabloa gene encoding diablo, IAP-binding mitochondrial protein a isoform X3: MRTSFFQSRTDFLHSEANMAAIRRAAACLNFLRGASTSFCSNRSVRQLRRSTGTSRNQTAAFSVGTGLCALPFAQQAENLSHESLIRRASCLVTDSANTYLSQTTLALVDALTLYTKALHTLIALQKRYLDSIGKLTPAEEDSIWQVLIGQRVEVSDRLDECKRFESNWMNAVNICELSAEAAYSSGAEHASMALKTSLQVAQSKVEDMKKIQLAAEKSLAETKADEIQRMAEYASSIKLQDLEDVPEAYLRED, translated from the exons ATGCGCAC GAGCTTTTTTCAGAGCCGGACCGACTTCCTTCACAGTGAAGCAAACATGGCCGCGATACGTCGAGCTGCTGCGTGCTTAAACTTCTTAag AGGTGCAAGCACGTCATTCTGCAGTAACAGATCAGTCCGCCAACTGCGGCGCTCAACCGGCACTTCGCGGAACCAGACCGCGGCCTTCAGCGTCGGAACCGGACTCTGCGCCCTGCCCTTCGCACAG CAGGCAGAAAACCTCTCTCATGAATCTCTCATCCGGCGAGCATCCTGCCTTGTTACAGACAGTGCCAACACCTACCTTTCCCAAACAACACTGGCCCTTGTGGATGCCCTTACACTCTATACAAAA GCTTTACACACACTTATCGCTCTTCAGAAGCGCTATTTGGATTCAATAGGAAAACTCACACCTGCTGAGGAAGACAGCATTTGGCAAGTGCTTATTGGCCAGAGAGTAGAG GTTAGTGACCGGCTGGATGAGTGCAAACGTTTTGAGTCAAACTGGATGAATGCTGTCAACATCTGTGAGTTGTCAGCTGAGGCAGCCTACAGTTCAG GAGCAGAACATGCCTCCATGGCGTTAAAGACCAGTCTGCAGGTAGCCCAATCTAAGGTAGAGGACATGAAGAAAATTCAGCTGGCGGCTGAAAAGAGTCTGGCTGAGACTAAAGCCGACGAGATCCAGAGAATGGCAGAGTATGCTTCTAGTATTAAGCTGCAAGACTTGGAAGATGTTCCTGAGGCCTACCTCCGGGAAGACTGA
- the diabloa gene encoding diablo, IAP-binding mitochondrial protein a isoform X2: MQAFRHCGLCVSRSFFQSRTDFLHSEANMAAIRRAAACLNFLRGASTSFCSNRSVRQLRRSTGTSRNQTAAFSVGTGLCALPFAQAENLSHESLIRRASCLVTDSANTYLSQTTLALVDALTLYTKALHTLIALQKRYLDSIGKLTPAEEDSIWQVLIGQRVEVSDRLDECKRFESNWMNAVNICELSAEAAYSSGAEHASMALKTSLQVAQSKVEDMKKIQLAAEKSLAETKADEIQRMAEYASSIKLQDLEDVPEAYLRED; this comes from the exons ATGCAGGCTTTCAGACACTGTGGGCTCTGTGTGTCCAGGAGCTTTTTTCAGAGCCGGACCGACTTCCTTCACAGTGAAGCAAACATGGCCGCGATACGTCGAGCTGCTGCGTGCTTAAACTTCTTAag AGGTGCAAGCACGTCATTCTGCAGTAACAGATCAGTCCGCCAACTGCGGCGCTCAACCGGCACTTCGCGGAACCAGACCGCGGCCTTCAGCGTCGGAACCGGACTCTGCGCCCTGCCCTTCGCACAG GCAGAAAACCTCTCTCATGAATCTCTCATCCGGCGAGCATCCTGCCTTGTTACAGACAGTGCCAACACCTACCTTTCCCAAACAACACTGGCCCTTGTGGATGCCCTTACACTCTATACAAAA GCTTTACACACACTTATCGCTCTTCAGAAGCGCTATTTGGATTCAATAGGAAAACTCACACCTGCTGAGGAAGACAGCATTTGGCAAGTGCTTATTGGCCAGAGAGTAGAG GTTAGTGACCGGCTGGATGAGTGCAAACGTTTTGAGTCAAACTGGATGAATGCTGTCAACATCTGTGAGTTGTCAGCTGAGGCAGCCTACAGTTCAG GAGCAGAACATGCCTCCATGGCGTTAAAGACCAGTCTGCAGGTAGCCCAATCTAAGGTAGAGGACATGAAGAAAATTCAGCTGGCGGCTGAAAAGAGTCTGGCTGAGACTAAAGCCGACGAGATCCAGAGAATGGCAGAGTATGCTTCTAGTATTAAGCTGCAAGACTTGGAAGATGTTCCTGAGGCCTACCTCCGGGAAGACTGA
- the diabloa gene encoding diablo, IAP-binding mitochondrial protein a isoform X1, which produces MQAFRHCGLCVSRSFFQSRTDFLHSEANMAAIRRAAACLNFLRGASTSFCSNRSVRQLRRSTGTSRNQTAAFSVGTGLCALPFAQQAENLSHESLIRRASCLVTDSANTYLSQTTLALVDALTLYTKALHTLIALQKRYLDSIGKLTPAEEDSIWQVLIGQRVEVSDRLDECKRFESNWMNAVNICELSAEAAYSSGAEHASMALKTSLQVAQSKVEDMKKIQLAAEKSLAETKADEIQRMAEYASSIKLQDLEDVPEAYLRED; this is translated from the exons ATGCAGGCTTTCAGACACTGTGGGCTCTGTGTGTCCAGGAGCTTTTTTCAGAGCCGGACCGACTTCCTTCACAGTGAAGCAAACATGGCCGCGATACGTCGAGCTGCTGCGTGCTTAAACTTCTTAag AGGTGCAAGCACGTCATTCTGCAGTAACAGATCAGTCCGCCAACTGCGGCGCTCAACCGGCACTTCGCGGAACCAGACCGCGGCCTTCAGCGTCGGAACCGGACTCTGCGCCCTGCCCTTCGCACAG CAGGCAGAAAACCTCTCTCATGAATCTCTCATCCGGCGAGCATCCTGCCTTGTTACAGACAGTGCCAACACCTACCTTTCCCAAACAACACTGGCCCTTGTGGATGCCCTTACACTCTATACAAAA GCTTTACACACACTTATCGCTCTTCAGAAGCGCTATTTGGATTCAATAGGAAAACTCACACCTGCTGAGGAAGACAGCATTTGGCAAGTGCTTATTGGCCAGAGAGTAGAG GTTAGTGACCGGCTGGATGAGTGCAAACGTTTTGAGTCAAACTGGATGAATGCTGTCAACATCTGTGAGTTGTCAGCTGAGGCAGCCTACAGTTCAG GAGCAGAACATGCCTCCATGGCGTTAAAGACCAGTCTGCAGGTAGCCCAATCTAAGGTAGAGGACATGAAGAAAATTCAGCTGGCGGCTGAAAAGAGTCTGGCTGAGACTAAAGCCGACGAGATCCAGAGAATGGCAGAGTATGCTTCTAGTATTAAGCTGCAAGACTTGGAAGATGTTCCTGAGGCCTACCTCCGGGAAGACTGA
- the LOC136688980 gene encoding odorant receptor 131-2-like, producing MCTEDCNSNQNESSSLHKLQVVSSVPLRSFTFAITQVIVWPVLYINVLMIFTFYRKQAFRTETRYMLFAHTLLLDVIFLVLTDIVVFLSYSYVLLPTAFCIPFCMLMDAITSCTPLTITVMCVERYVAICMPLRHSSISTPSRTITAILIIWVISYIKPFMDVLILLATVSEEYFLEPTLCHYEIMTPEKWHRFMRSILYISDFIIIFLTECFCYVMIALVARTASVDKKSAGKGLRTISLHMLQLILCTFEIVCPYIEALVMELDIQLYLSVRNFNFLTFNVIARAISPLIYGLRDETFCVALQYFIRYK from the coding sequence ATGTGCACAGAAGATTGTAACAGCAATCAGAATGAAAGCAGCAGCCTTCACAAATTGCAAGTGGTTAGTTCTGTCCCACTGAGGAGTTTTACATTTGCCATAACTCAGGTCATTGTGTGGCCTGTTCTCTACATCAATGTTCTCATGATTTTCACTTTCTACAGGAAACAAGCTTTCAGAACTGAAACACGTTACATGCTGTTTGCCCACACCTTACTGCTTGATGTGATTTTTCTTGTGCTGACAGATATTGTGGTATTTCTCTCATATTCTTATGTATTATTGCCTACTGCATTTTGTATTCCATTTTGTATGTTGATGGATGCTATCACATCATGCACACCTCTAACTATCACTGTGATGTGTGTGGAGCGCTATGTGGCCATCTGCATGCCACTGAGACATAGTTCTATCTCCACTCCGAGCAGAACTATAACTGCTATCCTTATCATTTGGGTTATAAGCTACATAAAGCCATTTATGGATGTTTTAATTCTTCTTGCTACTGTTTCAGAAGAATATTTTTTAGAGCCTACCCTATGCCATTATGAAATAATGACACCGGAAAAATGGCACCGTTTTATGAGGAGTATTCTATACATTAgtgattttataataatttttctcACCGAGTGCTTTTGCTATGTGATGATTGCACTTGTGGCACGGACAGCCTCTGTTGACAAGAAGTCAGCAGGCAAAGGTCTGCGTACCATTTCACTACATATGCTTCAGCTTATTCTGTGTACTTTTGAGATTGTTTGTCCCTATATTGAAGCATTAGTTATGGAGCTAGATATACAATTATATTTGTCTGTTCGCAATTTCAACTTTCTTACATTTAATGTTATTGCCAGGGCTATTAGTCCACTTATTTATGGTCTAAGAGATGAGACATTTTGTGtcgcattgcaatattttatcAGATATAAATGA